In Proteus vulgaris, one DNA window encodes the following:
- the tpx gene encoding thiol peroxidase: MAHQVTLQGNAVTLAGKFPTVGQKAADFSLVGKDLNDISLTNFAGKRKVLNIFPSVDTGVCAASVRQFNKVANELNNTVVLCISADLPFAQARFCGAEGLDNVVTLSTMRGAEFKENYGVAITSGPLAGLTSRAVIVLDENNTVLYTQLVDEITTEPNYDNALNALK; the protein is encoded by the coding sequence ATGGCACATCAAGTTACTTTACAAGGAAATGCAGTGACTCTGGCGGGTAAATTCCCAACAGTAGGTCAAAAAGCTGCTGATTTCTCTCTCGTTGGTAAAGATCTTAATGATATCTCTTTAACAAACTTTGCAGGTAAACGTAAAGTTCTAAACATTTTCCCAAGCGTAGATACGGGTGTTTGTGCTGCGAGTGTTCGTCAATTTAATAAAGTTGCAAATGAACTAAATAACACGGTTGTTTTATGTATTTCAGCTGACTTACCTTTTGCCCAAGCGCGTTTTTGTGGTGCTGAAGGTTTAGATAATGTTGTAACATTATCTACAATGCGTGGTGCTGAATTTAAAGAAAACTATGGTGTTGCTATTACATCAGGCCCATTAGCGGGCTTAACTAGCCGTGCTGTGATTGTGTTAGATGAAAACAATACTGTTCTCTACACCCAGCTAGTTGATGAAATCACAACTGAACCAAATTATGATAATGCATTAAATGCACTGAAATAA
- a CDS encoding peptide ABC transporter substrate-binding protein, with product MRKIFVISCALVVQGLFLSQVNAAVVPAGTILDKKQEVVRHLKDEPASLDPINAVGLTEAQVQRDLFEGLTIEDEHGRAIPGVAQSWRTEDNRVWIFTLRDNAKWSNGEKVTAADFVYSWQRLVDPKNLSPFAWYASLASIENAQKIIDGKLKPSSLGVEAIDEKTLKVTLERPVSYFPSLTTNFSLYPVPRHSIEKYGVGWIKVGNLVGNGAFVLTDRVVNEKIVLTPNPYYWDHKNTVLTKVTFVPINHESHATKRYLAGDIDITESFPKNLYHKLMKDIPNEVYIPDQLGTYYYAFNTQSGPTKDIRVRKALAMAIDRKIITDKVLGTGEKPANRFTPDVTANFTPESTIYDEYNQDELDSQAKILLAAAGYGSHNPLKLSLLYNNSENHQKIAIAVASMWKKKLGVKVELRNQEWKTYIDSRNSGDFDVIRASWVGDYNEPSTFLSLLGSKHAGNIPKYQNKQYDEVLTLSGMAIDANERNSLYNRAEQIIAEDAPIAPIYQYTNGRLIKPWLKGYPIENPEDVAYSHTLYILKH from the coding sequence ATGCGCAAAATATTCGTCATTTCATGTGCACTTGTCGTTCAAGGATTATTCCTATCGCAGGTAAATGCGGCGGTAGTACCAGCTGGAACGATACTTGATAAAAAACAAGAAGTGGTTAGACATTTAAAAGATGAACCAGCGTCACTTGATCCTATTAATGCCGTTGGTTTAACAGAAGCTCAAGTGCAACGTGATTTATTTGAAGGGTTGACGATAGAAGATGAGCATGGACGAGCTATTCCTGGCGTCGCTCAGAGTTGGCGTACTGAAGATAATCGTGTATGGATCTTTACTTTGCGTGATAATGCAAAATGGTCTAATGGAGAAAAAGTCACTGCAGCTGATTTTGTTTACAGTTGGCAACGATTAGTTGACCCTAAAAATCTTTCACCTTTTGCATGGTATGCTTCGCTCGCTTCTATTGAGAATGCTCAAAAAATTATTGATGGAAAATTAAAACCAAGCTCATTGGGTGTAGAAGCAATAGATGAAAAAACGTTAAAAGTGACGTTAGAGCGGCCCGTTTCTTATTTTCCAAGTCTGACAACGAATTTTTCTTTATACCCAGTTCCTCGCCATAGCATTGAAAAATATGGTGTTGGTTGGATCAAGGTTGGTAATTTAGTTGGAAATGGTGCTTTTGTTTTAACAGACAGAGTGGTTAATGAAAAAATTGTATTAACGCCTAATCCTTATTATTGGGATCATAAAAATACAGTATTAACAAAAGTCACTTTTGTACCGATAAACCATGAATCACATGCAACTAAACGCTATTTAGCGGGTGATATCGATATAACAGAGTCATTTCCTAAAAATTTATACCATAAACTAATGAAAGATATTCCTAATGAGGTTTATATACCAGATCAATTAGGAACATATTATTATGCTTTTAATACTCAATCAGGGCCGACAAAAGATATTCGTGTACGTAAAGCGTTGGCAATGGCAATAGACAGAAAAATTATTACCGATAAAGTGTTAGGCACTGGTGAAAAGCCAGCAAATCGTTTTACACCAGATGTTACGGCTAATTTTACACCAGAATCAACTATTTACGATGAATATAATCAAGATGAGTTAGATAGCCAAGCCAAGATACTGTTGGCAGCGGCAGGATATGGATCTCATAATCCATTAAAATTATCATTGTTATATAATAATTCGGAAAATCATCAGAAAATTGCTATTGCAGTCGCTTCTATGTGGAAGAAAAAGCTAGGGGTTAAAGTCGAACTACGCAATCAAGAATGGAAGACGTATATAGACAGCCGAAACTCAGGGGATTTTGATGTGATAAGAGCATCATGGGTTGGTGATTATAATGAACCTTCTACTTTCTTAAGTTTATTAGGCTCTAAACATGCGGGCAATATACCTAAATATCAAAATAAGCAATATGATGAAGTTTTGACATTGTCAGGCATGGCGATTGATGCAAATGAAAGAAATAGTTTATATAACCGAGCAGAGCAAATTATCGCTGAGGATGCGCCAATAGCACCTATTTATCAATATACTAATGGACGATTGATAAAACCTTGGTTGAAGGGTTATCCCATTGAGAATCCTGAAGATGTTGCCTATAGCCATACGCTGTATATATTAAAACATTAA
- a CDS encoding porin family protein: MNKLVFFLISFALSYSSTLHANNEAHTVYGGYMHGKIKGDTAKGMIVSYRYETGNTWGILVSLLHLNSNHKEPFKDPRFITPSIKQYKTKTTALLIGPTYRITPTVSVYAQMGPNKLKHKEDKFHPEIEVTDTHIVETTSVIGQIGIDYHPTKEIAINFGYLYSDVTANKRHIELNSIQLSLGYRF; the protein is encoded by the coding sequence ATGAATAAATTAGTCTTTTTTTTAATTAGTTTCGCTTTATCTTATTCTTCTACATTGCATGCTAATAATGAGGCACATACCGTCTATGGCGGTTATATGCATGGAAAAATAAAAGGTGATACAGCAAAGGGGATGATTGTCAGCTATCGTTATGAGACAGGAAATACGTGGGGAATATTAGTTTCTCTACTGCATTTAAATTCAAATCATAAAGAACCCTTTAAAGATCCTCGTTTTATCACACCATCAATAAAACAATATAAAACTAAAACTACAGCTCTATTAATCGGTCCTACTTATAGAATAACACCGACCGTTTCTGTTTATGCCCAAATGGGGCCCAATAAATTAAAACATAAAGAAGATAAATTTCATCCTGAAATAGAGGTAACAGACACACATATTGTTGAGACAACAAGTGTTATTGGTCAAATAGGTATCGATTATCACCCAACAAAAGAGATTGCAATTAACTTTGGCTATCTTTATTCCGATGTCACAGCAAACAAACGTCACATTGAATTAAATAGCATACAATTATCTTTAGGTTATCGTTTTTAA
- a CDS encoding DUF4377 domain-containing protein: MKKFLAIPLFLLLVGCNDATSTESANTASTSDTTKTLLVDSQLYDCVGVAPMKCMKVKELPSGEWSLFYQNIEGFEYKAGTEYTLKVNVTDIPNPPADAPSVKYTLVEIVDKK, encoded by the coding sequence ATGAAAAAATTTCTCGCTATTCCTTTATTTTTACTTTTAGTCGGATGCAATGATGCAACATCGACTGAAAGTGCTAATACTGCCTCTACTTCTGATACAACAAAAACACTTCTGGTCGATTCACAACTTTATGACTGTGTCGGTGTTGCACCAATGAAATGCATGAAGGTGAAAGAACTACCTTCAGGCGAATGGTCCCTTTTCTATCAGAATATTGAAGGTTTTGAATATAAAGCAGGTACTGAATACACATTAAAAGTAAATGTTACAGATATTCCTAATCCCCCAGCTGATGCACCTAGTGTAAAATATACACTGGTAGAAATTGTCGATAAAAAGTAA
- the zntB gene encoding zinc transporter ZntB: protein MKTINDSILQDSDAIYATQLDGHGGAIEITPKTVVSNETPYWIHLDYRKPQSAQWIQDTELLPPIAKDVLLAENVRPKAQRIGEGVVINLQTINNNPNDRPDELVAFRIYINSQTIISSRHRRVNSVDSVIHTLELGNGPESSGDWLITMADAVTDEIGEFVETLHDQLIELEDMILDQQIPARGELALLRKQLIVLRRYMAPQRDVFSRLSIEKLPWMSDSDRVTMLEISERLSRRLEDLDSSISRTAVIADEITSMMADAMNRRTYTMSLMAMLFLPTTFLTGLFGVNLGGIPGNEFPYGFTIFCLSLFVLIVIVTWWLKRSRWL, encoded by the coding sequence GTGAAAACAATTAATGACTCTATTTTGCAAGATTCAGATGCAATTTATGCCACACAACTTGATGGACATGGGGGAGCAATAGAAATAACACCAAAAACAGTTGTTTCAAATGAAACCCCATATTGGATACATTTAGATTATCGCAAGCCACAAAGTGCACAATGGATCCAAGATACAGAATTACTTCCACCGATTGCTAAAGATGTATTATTAGCTGAAAACGTAAGACCTAAAGCACAGCGTATTGGTGAAGGTGTCGTTATCAACTTACAAACAATTAATAATAATCCTAATGACCGACCTGATGAACTAGTTGCATTCAGGATTTATATTAACAGTCAAACTATTATTTCAAGTCGCCATCGTCGTGTTAATTCGGTTGATTCAGTTATTCATACATTAGAGTTAGGCAATGGACCTGAAAGCAGTGGTGATTGGCTTATTACCATGGCAGATGCTGTGACCGATGAAATAGGGGAGTTTGTTGAAACGCTGCATGATCAATTAATTGAATTAGAAGATATGATCCTCGATCAACAAATACCGGCGAGAGGTGAGCTTGCCTTATTAAGAAAACAGCTGATTGTCTTACGTCGTTATATGGCACCACAGCGAGATGTATTTTCAAGGCTTTCTATCGAAAAGCTACCGTGGATGAGTGATAGCGATAGAGTCACAATGCTCGAAATATCGGAAAGACTTTCTCGACGTTTAGAGGATTTGGACAGTAGTATTTCTCGTACAGCAGTGATCGCTGATGAAATAACATCAATGATGGCTGATGCGATGAATAGACGTACTTACACTATGTCATTAATGGCGATGTTATTTTTACCAACAACATTTCTAACAGGACTATTTGGTGTCAATTTAGGCGGAATACCTGGAAATGAATTTCCTTATGGTTTTACCATTTTTTGTTTATCTCTCTTTGTTTTGATTGTGATTGTTACTTGGTGGTTAAAGCGTAGTAGATGGTTGTAA
- the ttcA gene encoding tRNA 2-thiocytidine(32) synthetase TtcA, with protein MSIPKEQYNFNKLQKRLRRDVGQAIADFNMIEEGDKIMVCLSGGKDSYTLLSILMNLQKSAPIHFSLIAINLDQKQPGFPEHILPEYLNELGVEYKIVEENTYGIVKDIIPEGKTTCSLCSRLRRGILYRTATELGATKIALGHHRDDILETLFLNMFYGGKLKGMPPKLMSDDGKHIVIRPLAYAREKDIERFAQAKQFPIIPCNLCGSQPNLQRQVIKEMLRDWDKRYPGRIETMFRATQNIVPSHLCDTQLFDFANIKHGDEVINGGDLAFDKDEIPAVPVMFQEEDDERPDFSQNKLDIVEVK; from the coding sequence ATGAGCATCCCAAAAGAGCAGTATAATTTCAACAAACTCCAAAAACGCTTACGCCGTGATGTTGGGCAAGCTATCGCTGACTTTAATATGATTGAGGAAGGCGACAAAATCATGGTCTGCCTTTCTGGTGGTAAAGATAGTTACACACTACTTTCCATCTTAATGAATCTGCAAAAAAGCGCACCAATTCATTTTTCACTTATTGCCATCAATTTAGATCAAAAACAACCCGGATTTCCTGAGCATATTTTACCTGAGTATTTAAATGAACTTGGTGTGGAATATAAAATTGTTGAAGAAAATACCTATGGAATTGTCAAAGATATTATTCCTGAAGGTAAAACAACTTGCTCGTTATGTTCACGTTTACGTCGTGGTATTTTATATCGCACAGCGACAGAACTCGGCGCAACGAAAATTGCTTTAGGTCATCATCGTGATGATATTTTAGAAACGTTATTTTTAAATATGTTTTATGGTGGCAAACTTAAAGGCATGCCACCTAAATTAATGAGTGATGATGGCAAACATATTGTTATTCGCCCTCTCGCTTATGCACGTGAAAAAGACATTGAGCGTTTCGCACAAGCCAAACAATTCCCAATTATTCCATGTAACCTTTGTGGCTCTCAACCTAATCTTCAACGCCAAGTAATTAAAGAGATGTTGAGAGATTGGGATAAACGTTATCCAGGACGCATTGAAACGATGTTTAGAGCAACACAAAATATTGTTCCATCACATCTGTGTGATACTCAATTATTTGACTTTGCCAATATCAAACATGGTGATGAAGTTATTAATGGTGGTGACTTAGCATTTGATAAAGATGAGATCCCTGCTGTACCGGTGATGTTTCAAGAAGAAGATGACGAGCGCCCAGACTTTAGCCAGAATAAATTAGATATTGTTGAAGTTAAATAG
- the leuE gene encoding leucine efflux protein LeuE: MFFIILVPGPNTLYVLKTSASGGVSAGYRAAFGVFLGDAILIFLAFIGVASVIKASPVLFTIVRFLGAFYLLYLGIKIIHSTFFSKKAHAEQTANIQKHIFRKALTLSLTNPKAILFYISFFVQFIDFNYAHTGLSYLILASMLEAFSFIYLSFLIFGGVALARFFGSRKNIAKLGNGVIGIFFMGFATKLATLSS, from the coding sequence ATGTTCTTTATTATTCTTGTTCCTGGACCTAACACACTTTATGTACTAAAAACGAGTGCATCTGGCGGTGTCAGTGCAGGTTACCGTGCAGCATTTGGTGTCTTTTTAGGTGATGCAATTTTGATTTTTCTCGCCTTTATTGGTGTCGCCTCTGTAATAAAAGCCTCCCCAGTTCTCTTTACTATTGTCCGTTTTTTAGGTGCTTTTTACCTTCTTTATCTGGGAATAAAAATTATTCATTCAACTTTTTTTTCCAAAAAAGCACATGCTGAGCAAACAGCGAATATACAAAAACATATTTTTAGAAAAGCACTCACATTAAGTTTAACCAATCCTAAAGCAATCTTATTTTATATTTCATTTTTTGTGCAATTTATCGACTTTAATTATGCACATACAGGGTTATCCTATTTAATCCTAGCCTCGATGCTTGAGGCTTTTAGTTTTATCTATCTCTCTTTTTTAATATTTGGCGGTGTAGCGCTTGCTCGATTCTTCGGTTCTCGCAAAAATATTGCTAAGTTAGGAAATGGTGTTATAGGCATTTTCTTTATGGGTTTTGCTACAAAATTAGCGACATTATCATCATAA